A genomic region of Microbacterium schleiferi contains the following coding sequences:
- a CDS encoding polysaccharide deacetylase family protein, with protein sequence MRDLVRRCRAGCGTHAAARGSAVRGASDSGARRAVFAGWYASPTGADSLDIADRVNGSELVACDERERTLYGAWTTPEANAAEDAQIPILMYHQFTSNPEGESGWLRLNYAYIGDFEQQMAYIADQGFYLPTWDELSAFIDGRLFLPNHSVIVTDDDADDTWYQLAVPVVDAHHVLATSFMITRDRRELHPSPYVIVRSHTEDMHRAGADGQGRMVNEPADVIAADLEASAAYIGAKEVIAYPFGHYNDTAKAGVAAAGFELARTIDYGYVHIGSDKLALPVIRMNYGMTVGNLAAQIG encoded by the coding sequence GTGCGCGATCTCGTTCGAAGGTGCCGAGCTGGATGTGGCACCCATGCTGCAGCACGAGGGTCAGCTGTTCGCGGGGCTTCCGATTCCGGCGCGCGAAGGGCCGTCTTCGCGGGATGGTACGCCTCACCCACCGGCGCGGACAGCCTCGATATCGCGGACCGCGTCAACGGCTCGGAGCTCGTCGCCTGCGATGAGCGCGAGCGCACCCTGTACGGCGCGTGGACGACACCCGAGGCCAACGCCGCCGAGGACGCTCAGATCCCCATCCTCATGTACCACCAGTTCACCTCGAATCCCGAGGGTGAGTCCGGCTGGCTCCGCCTGAATTATGCGTACATCGGCGACTTCGAGCAGCAGATGGCGTACATCGCCGACCAGGGTTTCTACCTGCCGACCTGGGACGAGCTGAGCGCGTTCATCGACGGTCGGCTCTTCCTGCCGAACCACTCCGTGATCGTGACGGATGACGACGCCGACGACACCTGGTACCAGCTGGCCGTGCCCGTGGTCGATGCTCACCACGTGCTGGCGACCTCGTTCATGATCACCCGTGACCGGCGGGAGCTCCATCCGTCGCCCTACGTGATCGTCCGATCCCACACCGAAGACATGCATCGCGCGGGCGCCGACGGTCAGGGCCGCATGGTCAACGAGCCCGCCGATGTCATCGCCGCCGACCTCGAGGCCTCGGCTGCCTACATCGGGGCGAAAGAGGTCATCGCCTACCCCTTCGGCCACTACAACGACACCGCCAAGGCCGGCGTGGCTGCCGCCGGGTTCGAACTGGCTCGCACGATCGATTACGGGTACGTGCACATCGGGAGCGACAAGCTCGCGCTCCCCGTCATCCGCATGAACTATGGGATGACGGTCGGAAACCTGGCGGCGCAGATCGGCTGA